The stretch of DNA gagcacgtcgtttaaattattgacagtggctacgaagtgggtggtgggtgggctttgaatttctttatcatccgcatcccaaccttgttgaccatagtccggccagggctctcctgataaagagatagactttagtgaattcagaatatcgccgaagggcgagtgctgaaagatgtccgcggtggtgaactccatgatcggcgcccaatcgggttcgatatgtaggggcgcggagggctcggagtctggagaggagtccggctccttggagtcatgggcttcgcagagaatagggctggtgttcggctcgattgccgtagagattgcagcccccgaggcggtgtccaaccacccatcctcgattggcgcagttggctccgaattaagggtcggagctgatgcgggtgcggcctccagggcactgttaggcggcagagctagatcatgcccatcgtgacagtgcggcacgctcggctgcggctcgaatccgtcgaagatcaagtgtccgcggaggtccgctgtgtagtttaaacttccaaatctgacctgacggccaggggcgtagcttttgatctgctccagatggccaagcgaattggcccgcagtgcaaagccgccaaatacgaagatctgttcggggagaaaagtctcactctggatcgcatcgtcgttgatgatcggaggagccatcgggcctaaaagtgatgacacagaggaactctcaatgaaagcaccaatgtcggtgtcaaaaccggcggatctcgggtagggggtcccgaactatgcgtctaggcggatggtaacaggaggcaggggacacaatgttttacccaggttcgggccctcttcatggaggtaaaacctacgtcttgcttgattaatattaatgatatgggtagtacaagagtagatctaccacgagatcaaggaggctaaaccctagaagctagcctatggtatgattgttgttcgtcctacggactaaaaccctccggtttatatagacaccggagagggctaggtttacacagagtcggttacaatggtaggagatctacatatccatatcgccaagcttgccttccacgccaagaaaagtccctaccggacacgggacgaagtcttcaatcttgtatctccatagtccAGGAATCCGGCCGAaagtatagtccggctatccgaacaccccctaatccaggactccctcagacggTACAACATCACTTCCACCAATGTGGTTGGTGATCCTTATCACTATGTCGCCAAGCTGCCCCAGTGACGAATCACTTCCTTTCCAGATTAAGCTTGGGCCCTTGCTTGGGTCTGGTAAATTCTTATTTCATTCATCGCTTAGAAAGTACCAGCAGATTATGCTTTGTGGAGACCCCAGAATGACACCATCCATGAGGGGAATGCAAGGTGTTGACCTACCAGTTTTCATGTGAAAGACCATGCCCCAATCCCTACCTCTCCCACCGATCCAGTGCACACAATCACCCTTGAGTCCTAGAACACCTTCTGCATATATCGACACTGCTTTGTTCCTCCCAACAAACACTAAGTGTCCCCTTAAGTCGGTCAGAACGTCCCAACATGGTAGGCGCTGGGGGTCATACCTCAAAACAAATATCTTGTCATGTTCGATATGACAACGACCCACTCCCGACAGCTGCATACTAACCGTTGAGGCTGCATTCCTCCAGATTTGGTATATGTAATAATCGCAGAACACAAGGTTATAAGCGCTAGTGAAAGTCGAGATTGAATTATATGGCGGGGCGAAACTGGTGGCCAAGTCGAACAGTAAGTTGCTTCCCACAGATGAAAACAATGTCTCTATAGTGGTCGGCACTTTTAGATCTGGTGTCGTCCCGTGCATCTAGGTGATCCACTTGTTATGCACTACATGATGTGCTAATGTGTGGCCCTCCAGAATGACAGGTTCCCTGCGGCGGCGCTACAGCAGGTAGAGCTTGTGGACATCTCCAAACCGAGTGAGGCAGTAGACCATACCATTTCTGTGGTAGAGGAGATCAGTGATCTGGTCTCCATCGGCAAGGCGGATGGGGTCGAGGACGGCCCACCTCTCGGCCCCTGCGGCGATGTTGGCAAGCCCATTGATGTCACATATCACAGCGGCCAATAAGTCGTTAGTGGTGGGGTTGGTTGCAAACACAATCTTGGAGACGAGGCACCTATCGTAGATCAGCGAGGGCAGGAGGATCTTAGCGGCCATGACAAAGAGGCTGAGAAGAGTATGACCGTCGTCTATGCAGACAAAGAGGGCAAGCCATCCGCCGCAGTAGCCAACACAGGACCTAACACAGGGGATTGTGGTGAGCTTGATGCGTGAGGGTCAAGGCTACAGTGGTACGATGCTTGATGGCGGCGGCGGTGCAGCGCTTGGCGGGGTCGTCGCTGTGGTCCCTGAGCAGCGACGAGAATGGTGGCATGAGCGTGAAACGCCATCTCAGGTAAGTTCCCCGCGCACTCGTGTAGCACTTCGGGTCATCAAGTTCGGCGGCAGGTTTGCCCAGGCACGGCACGACAACATGGCGGGGTAAGAATCTTGGCGAGGTTAGGGAATTTCTTAATGAAAAATGAGGGGCTTTTTCTCAcacaaagaaagaaagaaacaaatAAACAGAGAAGCTGAGTGCCTAGGCCTATGATGGAAATCTTTTAAAGCGTTGACCGAGCCACGGAAACGTGCATGCAGAAAATTACTTGCAGCAATTGCGGTAACAGCTGTATATATAATTCAATTAATGCTTCGAGAAGTCATGATTTCCTTCCGCCAAATCAATATAGAACTTAATTAATGCTTCAACAAATTACTAAAAATACTCTAATGTTTTTCCTTGGTAAATCGTGATTTCTTAGTCTTTCTTTTGTTGTTTTTGGTAAGTCGTGATTGCTTGAAAATAGACATATACTCCATCGGTCTCGTGTTAGCTGGCTCAGATTTTACTAAATAAGGATGTTTCTAGACATGTTTAAGTGTTGGACACATTTGTATCTAAACAAATCTAGGTCAACTAATTTGTAGCGAAGGTTGTACAAAATACTAATGTTATTTAGAAATCACATATTTGCTTCCAACAAACAACTTAAATATTTTTCACATAGCACTAAAGTGGCATGGACATTTAAATTTTTGCCAACAGTCGGTGTGGCgaaggaggctgacgacaagCATGGAGGAGCGACTCCACCGGAGAAACTTTCATGTTCATCATCAGGATCACCAACACTCTATTCATCATTGGGATCATattctccatcaacatcttcaccagcaccatgtAATCTTCAAACCCTAGATCATCCCTCTTGCTCAATATTTGTATCAAAGTTCATATTCTGTGAGTATTTTATGTGTTGATTACACATTTGTAGTTGATGCATCGGAGAATTATTTGTGAAAAATTGTTATGTTCAGATTGTTCTTCATATATTCATACCTACTGATCATTATACCTATGATGTCTTGTGAGTTGATCCATTATTACTTGAGGACATGCGAAAAGCCTTATTGGTAGTAGTCATGCGAAGTAGATAACTATTCAATGTTTTGATTATATTTTTTGTTGttcttcctctagtggtgttatgagAACGTCGATTGCACGACACTTCACCATATTGATGCCTAGAAGAAGGAATAGTGGAATCAGTTTGTTGATTATGGGTTGCCAGAGTGATAGTAACCCAAACCCCAGTTTATCAATTGTTATGTGAGAGGTTGTTTGGGATCCAAATGTTATGTTAAATTTATCTTGTTTACTTCAAATGTAGGGAACGGTGAATCAAATGATACGCCGACAATTCCAAATGAATTAAATAAACTTCGAATGTAGTATACAAAAAACATGAACCAAACCCTTTACCGACGGTACAACATCACTTCCACCAATGTGGTTCATGTTCCTTATCACTATGTCGCCAGGCTGCCCTAGTGACGCATCACTTTTTTCCAGATTAAGCATGGGCCTTTGCTCGGGTCGGGTAAACACTTCTTTCATTCACCGCTTAGAATGTACGAGCAAATTGTGCTTTGTGGAAACCCCGGAATTTCGCCATCCATGAGGGGAATGCAAGGTATTGATCTGCCCGTTTTGACGTCATAGACCATGCCCCCATCACTACCTCTCCCACCGATCCAGTACACACAATCACCCTTGAGTCCTGGAACTCCTTCTGCATATATCGACACTGCCCTGTTCCTCCCAACAAACACTAAGTGTCCCATTAAGTCAGTTAGAATGTCCCAACATGGTCGGCGCTGGGGGTCGTACCTCAGAACAAATATTTTTTTCATGTTCGATATGACAATGACCCACTCCTGGCAGCTGCATACTAACCGTGGAGGCTGCATTCCTCTTGATTTGGTATATGTTACAATCGCAGAACACAAGGTTATTAGTGCTAGTGAAAGTCGAGATTGTATTATTTGGCGGGGTGAAATTGGTGGCCACGTCAAACAGTATGTTGCTTCCCACAGATGACAACAATGTCTCTATAGTGGTCGACACTTTTAGATCTAGACCTGTCCCGTGCTTCTAGATGATCTGCTTGTTATGCACTACGTGATGCGCTAATGTGTGGCCCTCGAGAATGACAGGTTCCCTGCGGCGGCGCTACAGCAGGCGGAGCATGTGGACATCTCCAAACCGAGTGAGGCAGTAGACAATACCATTTCTGTTGTAGAGGATGTCAGTGATGTAGTCTCCATCGGCGAGGCGGATGGGGTCGAGGACGACCAACCTCCCGGCCCCTGCAGCGATGTAGGAAGCCTATTTATGTCACATATCACGGCGGCCAATAAGTCATTAGTGGTGGGGTTGGGTGCAAAGAGCATCTTGGAGACGAGGCGTCTTGCAGGAGGATCTCAGCGGCCATGATGGGGTGGAAAAGGCTAAGCAGACTATGACCATCGCCGATGTAGACAAAGAGGGCAAGCCATCCACCACAGTAGACAAGACAGGTCCTAACACAGGGGATTGTGGTGAGCTTGATGCGTGAGGGTCCAGGCTACAGTGGTACAACGCTTGATTGCGGCGGTGGTGCAGCGCTTGGCGGGGTCGTCGCTGTGGTCCACGAGCAGCGATGTGAATGGTGGCATGAGCGCGAAACGCCATGTCAGGTAAGTTCCCCGCGCACTCGCGTAGAACTTGACGGCGTCAAGTCCGTCGGCGATGCGGCAGACAAGCTCCGGCGGCAGGTCTGCCCAGGCACGGCACGACAACATGGCGGGGCAAGAATTTTGGCGAGGTTAGGGAATTTCTTAAAGAAAAGTGAGGGGATTTTGCTCACACAAAGAAGAAAGAAATAAATAAACAGAGATGTTGAGTGCCCTGGCCTATGATGGAAATCTTTTAAAGCGTTGACCGAGCCACGGAAACGTGCATGCAGAAAATTGCTTGCATAAATTGCTGTAAAAGCTGTATATATAATTTAATTAATGCTTCGAGAAGTCATGATTTCCTTCCTCCAACTCAATATAGAATTTAATTAATGCTTCAACAAATTGCCAAAAATACTCAAATGTTTTTCCTTGGTAAATCGTGATTTCTTActctttctttttttgtttttggtaAGTCGTGATTGCTTGAAAATAGACATATACTCCATCGGTCTCGCGTTTGCTAGCTCAGATTTTACTAAATAAGGATGTATCTAGACAAACTTAAGTGTTGAATACATTTGTATCTAAACAAATCTAGATCATCTAATTTGTAGTGAAGGTTGTACAAAATATTAATGTTGTTCATAAATCACAGATTTTTCTTCCAACAAACAACTTAAATATTTTTCACATAGCAATAAAGTGGCATGGACACTTAAAGTTTTGCCAACGCTCGGTGTGGAGAAGGAGGCTGACGGCGAGCATGGAGGAGCGACTCAACCGGAGAAACTTTCATGTTCATCATCGGGATCACCAACACTCTATTCATCATTGGGATCATCTTCTCCATcgacatcttcaccagcaccatctaaTCTTCAAACCCTAGATCATCCCTCTTGCTCAATATTTGTATCAAAGTTCATATTGGTACCTGTGAGTATTTTATGTGTTGATTACACATTTGTAGTTGATGCATTGGAGAATTATTTGTGAAAAATTGTTATGTTCAGATTGTTTTTCATATATTCATACCTACTGATCATTATCCATATGATGTCTTGTGAGTTGATCCATTATTTCTTTAGGACATGCGAAAAGTCTTATTtgtagtagtcatgtgaattagATAACCATTCAATGTTTTGATTATATTTTTTGTTgttcttcctctagtgttgttaTGAGAACGTCAATtgcatgacacttcaccatattgaGGCCTAGGAGAAAGAATTGTGGTATCAGTTTGTTgattatgggttgctagagtgatagtaACCCATACCCCACTTTATCAATTGTTATGTGAGAGGTTGTTTCGGATCCAATCGTTTAATGTTATGTTAAATTTATCTTGTTTATTTCAAATGTAGGGAACGATGAATCAAATGGTAGGCCGACAATTCCAAATGAATTAAATAAACTTCGAATGTAGTATACAAAAAACATGAACAAAACCCTTTACGGACGGTACAACATCACTTCCACCAATGTGGTTGGTGGTCCTTATCACTATGTCGCCAGGCTGCCCTACTGACGCATCACTTTTTTCCAGATTAGGCATGGGCCTTTCCTTGGGTCGGGTAAAATTTTCTTTCATTCACCGCTTAGAATGTACCAGGAAATTGTGATTTGTGGAAACCCCAGAATTTCGCCATCCATGAGGGGAATGCAAGGTATTGACCTGCCAGTTTTGATGTCATAGACCATGCCCCCATCACTACCTCTCCCACCGATCCAGTACACACAATCACCCTTGAGTCCTGGAACACCTTCTGCATATATCGACACTGCCTTGTTCCTCCCAACAAACACTAAGTGTCCCCTTAAGTCGGTCAGAACGTCCCAACATGGTCGGCGATGGGTGTCATACCTCAGAACAAATATGTTTTCTTGTTCGATATGACAACGACCCACTCCTGTCAGCTGCATACTAACCATGGAGGCTGCATTCCTCCAGATTTGGTATATGTTACAATCACAGAACACAAGGTTATTAGCGCTAGTGAAAGTCGAGATTGTATTATATGGCGGGGTGAAATTGGTGGCTACGTCAAACAGTAAGTTGCTTCCCATAGATGACAACAATGTCTCTATAGTGGTCGACACTTTTAGATCTAGTCCTGTCCCGTGCATCTAGATGATCTGCTTGTTATGCACTACGTGATGTGCTAATGTGTGGCCCTCGAGAATGATAGGTTCCCTGCGGCGGCGCTATAGCAGGTTGAGCATGTTGACATCTCCAGACCGAGTGAGGCAGTACACCATACCATTTCTGTTGTAGAGGATGTCGGTGATCTGGTCTCCATTGGCGAGGCGGATGGGGTCGAGGACGGCCCACCTCCCGGCCCCTATGGCGATGTAGGAAAGCCTATTGATGTCCCATATCACAGCGGCCAATAAGTC from Triticum urartu cultivar G1812 chromosome 3, Tu2.1, whole genome shotgun sequence encodes:
- the LOC125547417 gene encoding uncharacterized protein LOC125547417, which encodes MHGTTPDLKVPTTIETLFSSVGSNLLFDLATSFAPPYNSISTFTSAYNLVFCDYYIYQIWRNAASTVSMQLSGVGRCHIEHDKIFVLRYDPQRLPCWDVLTDLRGHLVFVGRNKAVSIYAEGVLGLKGDCVHWIGGRGRDWGMVFHMKTGRSTPCIPLMDGVILGSPQSIICWYFLSDE